In Burkholderia savannae, one genomic interval encodes:
- the moaA gene encoding GTP 3',8-cyclase MoaA produces MSRRIIPVTPVSAAPDLPGALLAPSGTLRDAFARPLRDLRISVTDRCNFRCVYCMPRTVFGKDYPFLPHSALLTLEEIERLARLFVAHGVEKIRITGGEPLLRKNIEFLIERLAKMTTVDGRPLDLTLTTNGSLLVRKARSLRDAGLSRVTVSLDALDDTLFKRMNDADFASADVLDGIFAAQAAGLAPVKVNMVVKRGTNDAEIVPMARRFKGTGVVLRFIEYMDVGTSNGWNMAEVLPSADVVARIAEHFPLVPLERHTPSETAQRWGYADGSGEIGVISSVTRAFCGDCTRARLSTEGKLYLCLFASSGHDLRSLVRGGATDEQIATVIGHIWQARTDRYSQLRGSAPATVEAASEAKRVEMSYIGG; encoded by the coding sequence ATGTCCCGACGCATCATCCCCGTGACCCCGGTGAGCGCGGCGCCCGATCTGCCCGGCGCCCTGCTCGCGCCGAGCGGCACGCTCCGCGACGCCTTCGCGCGCCCGTTGCGCGACCTGCGCATCTCGGTCACGGACCGCTGCAACTTCCGATGCGTGTACTGCATGCCGCGTACCGTGTTCGGCAAGGATTACCCGTTTTTGCCGCACAGCGCCCTCCTGACGCTCGAGGAAATCGAGCGGCTCGCGCGGCTTTTCGTCGCACACGGCGTCGAAAAAATCCGCATCACGGGCGGCGAGCCGCTCCTGCGTAAAAACATCGAATTCCTGATCGAGCGCCTCGCAAAGATGACGACCGTCGACGGACGGCCGCTCGACCTCACGCTGACGACGAACGGCTCGCTCCTCGTGCGCAAGGCGAGGAGCCTGCGCGACGCGGGGCTCTCGCGCGTGACGGTCAGCCTCGACGCGCTCGACGACACGCTCTTCAAGCGAATGAACGACGCCGACTTCGCAAGCGCCGACGTGCTCGACGGCATCTTCGCCGCGCAGGCGGCGGGCCTTGCGCCCGTGAAGGTCAACATGGTCGTCAAGCGCGGCACCAACGACGCCGAGATCGTGCCGATGGCGCGCCGCTTCAAGGGCACGGGCGTCGTGCTGCGCTTCATCGAATACATGGACGTCGGCACGTCGAACGGCTGGAACATGGCCGAAGTGCTGCCGTCCGCCGACGTGGTCGCGCGCATCGCCGAGCACTTCCCGCTCGTGCCGCTCGAGCGGCACACGCCGTCCGAAACCGCGCAGCGCTGGGGCTACGCGGACGGCAGCGGCGAGATCGGCGTGATCTCGAGCGTCACGCGCGCGTTCTGCGGCGACTGCACGCGCGCGCGGCTGTCGACGGAAGGCAAGCTGTATCTGTGCCTCTTCGCTTCGTCCGGCCACGACCTGCGCAGCCTCGTGCGCGGCGGCGCGACCGACGAGCAGATCGCCACCGTGATCGGCCACATCTGGCAGGCGCGCACCGACCGCTATTCGCAATTGCGCGGCAGCGCGCCGGCGACGGTAGAAGCGGCAAGCGAAGCGAAGCGCGTCGAAATGTCCTACATCGGCGGCTAG
- the moeA gene encoding molybdopterin molybdotransferase MoeA, protein MTTHTTPTPSATSENAVALTVDEARALALRFVEGVAQVERVALRDALGRVLAGDVASPFDIPAYDNAAMDGYAFDGAALAAPAADGTLELAVAGRALAGHPFDGPRVASGACVRIMTGARMPAGCDTVIPQEKVDAAGDVVRFPASAAARGDHCRRAGEDLARGASALAAGRVVRAADLGLLASLGIADVAVRRRVRVAFFSTGDELQLPGEPLRDGGLYDSNRATLAGMLARVGVDALDLGIVRDDPAALEATLKAAAAQADAVITSGGVSVGDADFTRALLDKLGDVTFASVAMRPGRPLACGRIWAGARDARPALFFGLPGNPVAVAATFVVIVRDALLALMGADAPPLPRYPAVCDAPLKKRAGRTEFLRGRAARDASGVWRVTPAGSQSSASLKSLSDANCFIVLAHDAARVDAGATVDILPFDGVI, encoded by the coding sequence ATGACCACGCACACCACGCCTACGCCATCCGCCACGTCCGAGAACGCCGTCGCGCTGACCGTCGACGAAGCGCGCGCGCTCGCGTTGCGTTTCGTCGAGGGCGTCGCGCAGGTCGAGCGCGTCGCGCTGCGCGATGCGCTCGGCCGCGTGCTCGCCGGCGACGTCGCATCGCCGTTCGACATTCCCGCCTACGACAACGCCGCGATGGACGGCTACGCGTTCGACGGCGCGGCGCTCGCCGCGCCGGCCGCCGACGGCACGCTCGAGCTCGCGGTCGCGGGCCGCGCGCTCGCGGGCCATCCGTTCGACGGCCCGCGTGTCGCGAGCGGCGCGTGCGTGCGGATCATGACGGGCGCGCGCATGCCCGCGGGCTGCGACACCGTGATCCCGCAGGAAAAAGTCGATGCGGCGGGCGACGTCGTGCGCTTTCCCGCATCGGCCGCCGCGCGCGGCGACCACTGCCGCCGCGCGGGCGAGGACCTCGCGCGCGGCGCGAGCGCGCTCGCCGCCGGCCGCGTCGTGCGCGCCGCCGATCTCGGCCTGCTCGCGTCGCTCGGCATCGCCGACGTCGCGGTGCGCCGCCGCGTGCGCGTCGCGTTCTTCTCGACGGGCGACGAACTGCAACTGCCGGGCGAGCCGCTGCGCGACGGCGGCCTCTACGACAGCAACCGCGCGACGCTCGCCGGGATGCTCGCGCGCGTCGGCGTCGACGCGCTCGATCTCGGCATCGTCCGCGACGATCCCGCCGCGCTCGAAGCCACGCTGAAGGCCGCGGCCGCGCAGGCGGACGCGGTGATCACATCGGGCGGCGTGTCGGTCGGCGACGCCGATTTCACGCGCGCGCTGCTCGACAAGCTCGGCGACGTCACGTTCGCGAGCGTCGCGATGCGCCCGGGCCGGCCGCTCGCGTGCGGCCGCATCTGGGCGGGCGCACGCGACGCGCGGCCCGCGCTCTTCTTCGGCTTGCCGGGCAATCCGGTCGCGGTTGCGGCGACCTTCGTCGTGATCGTGCGCGACGCGCTCCTCGCGCTGATGGGCGCCGACGCGCCGCCGCTTCCCCGCTACCCGGCCGTCTGCGACGCGCCGCTCAAGAAGCGCGCGGGGCGCACCGAATTCCTGCGCGGGCGCGCGGCGCGCGACGCGAGCGGCGTCTGGCGCGTGACGCCCGCCGGCTCGCAAAGCTCGGCGTCGCTCAAGAGCCTGAGCGACGCGAACTGCTTCATCGTGCTCGCGCACGACGCCGCACGCGTCGACGCCGGCGCGACGGTCGACATCCTGCCGTTCGACGGCGTCATCTGA
- the mobA gene encoding molybdenum cofactor guanylyltransferase MobA encodes MPPHAAPSSTITGLLLAGGRGTRMGGVDKGLQPLRGEPLALHVLRRLAPQVDALVISANRHLDAYAALGAPFHARVITDTHADFAGPLAGLAAGMRAASTPLVLCSPCDSPFLPADLAARLRAALDAQRAEIAFATTVDANGGASAQPVFALVSTALADDLCAYLASGERKMRAWYARHKTAEVPFDDERAFYNANSLRDLAGLERA; translated from the coding sequence ATGCCGCCGCACGCCGCCCCCTCCTCCACGATCACCGGCCTGCTGCTCGCAGGCGGGCGCGGCACGCGGATGGGCGGCGTCGACAAAGGGCTGCAGCCGCTGCGCGGCGAGCCGCTCGCGTTGCACGTGTTGCGCCGGCTCGCGCCGCAGGTCGACGCGCTCGTCATCAGCGCGAATCGCCATCTCGATGCATACGCGGCGCTCGGCGCGCCGTTTCACGCGCGCGTCATTACGGACACGCACGCCGACTTCGCCGGCCCGCTCGCCGGGCTCGCCGCAGGCATGCGCGCGGCGAGCACGCCGCTCGTCCTGTGCTCGCCATGCGATTCGCCGTTCCTGCCCGCCGATCTCGCCGCGCGCCTGCGCGCCGCGCTCGACGCGCAGCGCGCGGAGATCGCGTTCGCGACGACCGTCGACGCGAACGGCGGCGCCTCGGCGCAGCCCGTCTTCGCGCTCGTGAGCACCGCGCTCGCCGACGATCTCTGCGCCTATCTCGCGTCCGGCGAGCGCAAGATGCGCGCGTGGTACGCACGCCACAAGACGGCCGAAGTGCCGTTTGACGACGAGCGGGCGTTTTACAATGCAAACTCTTTGCGGGACTTAGCCGGCCTCGAACGCGCATGA